In a single window of the Rhinolophus ferrumequinum isolate MPI-CBG mRhiFer1 chromosome 21, mRhiFer1_v1.p, whole genome shotgun sequence genome:
- the SPATA20 gene encoding spermatogenesis-associated protein 20 isoform X2, with translation MSHFSSPPQRHKGEHKGHGLPRGSERGSSSRDKDRSVTVSSSVPMPAGGKGSRTNCSQSTPQRVPNRLINEKSSYLQQHAYNPVDWYPWGQEAFDKARKENKPIFLSVGYSTCHWCHMMEEESFQNEEIGRLLNEDFISVKVDREERPDVDKVYMTFVQATTSGGGWPMSVWLTPNLQPFVGGTYFPPEDGLTRVGFRTVLLRIREQWKQNKNTLLENSQRVTTALLARSEISMGDRQVPPSAATMNSRCFQQLDEGYDEEYGGFAEAPKFPTPVILNFLFSYWLSHRLTQDGSRAQQMALHTLKMMANGGIRDHVGQGFHRYSTDRQWHIPHFEKMLYDQGQLVVAYSQAYQISGDEFYSDVAKGILQYVARSLSHRSGGFYSAEDADSPPERGMRPKEGAFYVWTVKEVQQLLSEPVLGASEPLTSGQLFMKHYGLTEAGNINPSQDPKGELQGQNVLTVRYSLELTAARFGLEVEAVRTLLNTGLEKLFQARKHRPKPHLDSKMLAAWNGLMVSGYAVTGAVLGMERLINYATNGAKFLKRHMFDVSSGRLMRTCYAGSGGTLEHSNPPCWGFLEDYAFVVRGLLDLYEASLESAWLEWALRLQDTQDRLFWDSRGGGYFCSEAELGAGLPLRLKDDQDGAEPSANSVSAHNLLRLHGFTGHKDWLDKCACLLTAFSERMRRVPVALPEMVRALSAHQLTLKQIVICGDPQAKDTKALVQCVHSIYIPNKVLILANGDPSSFLSRQLPFLNTLRRLEDRATAYVCENQACSMPITEPSELRKLLHQ, from the exons ATGAGCCACTTTTCTTCACCCCCCCAAAGACACAAGGGGGAGCACAAAGGCCACGGTCTCCCCCGTGGTTCAGAAAG GGGTAGCTCCTCCCGGGACAAGGACCGAAGTGTGACGGTCAGTAGTTCAGTGCCCATGCCTGCTGGAGGAAAGGGAAGCCGCACCAACTGCTCCCAGTCCACACCCCAGAGGGTCCCCAATCGCTTGATCAATGAGAAGTCATCGTACCTTCAACAACATGCCTACAACCCGGTGGACTG GTACCCCTGGGGACAGGAAGCCTTCGACAAggccaggaaagaaaacaaaccaattttCCTTTCAG TGGGGTACTCTACCTGCCACTGGTGCCACATGATGGAGGAGGAGTCCTTCCAGAATGAGGAGATTGGCCGCCTGCTTAATGAGGACTTTATCAGTGTGAAGGTGGACCGGGAGGAGCGGCCAGATGTGGACAAGGTGTATATGACCTTTGTGCAG GCCACCACCAGTGGTGGGGGTTGGCCCATGAGTGTGTGGCTGACTCCCAACCTCCAGCCCTTTGTGGGGGGCACCTACTTCCCCCCTGAGGATGGCTTGACTCGAGTTGGCTTCCGCACAGTGTTGCTGAGAATACGGGAGCAG TGGAAACAGAATAAGAATACCTTGCTAGAAAATAGCCAGCGTGTCACCACAGCCCTGCTGGCCCGGTCGGAGATCAGCATGGGTGACCGCCAGGTGCCACCCTCCGCTGCCACCATGAACAGCCGCTGCTTCCAGCAGCTGGATGAGGGCTATGATGAGGAGTACGGTGGCTTCGCGGAGGCCCCCAAGTTCCCCACGCCAG TAATCCTGAACTTCCTGTTCTCCTACTGGCTCAGTCATCGACTCACCCAAGATGGCTCTCGGGCCCAGCAGATGGCCTTGCACACCCTGAAAATGATGGCCAATGGGGGCATTCGAGACCACGTGGGGCAG GGCTTCCACCGCTACTCCACCGACCGCCAGTGGCATATCCCCCACTTCGAGAAGATGCTGTATGACCAGGGGCAGCTCGTGGTGGCTTATTCACAGGCCTACCAG atCTCTGGTGACGAGTTCTATTCAGACGTTGCCAAAGGCATCCTGCAATACGTAGCTCGGAGCTTGAGTCACCGG TCTGGAGGCTTCTACAGTGCAGAGGATGCGGACTCACCCCCAGAGCGGGGCATGCGACCCAAAGAGGGCGCCTTCTATGTGTGGACGGTCAAAGAGGTCCAGCAGCTGCTCTCAGAGCCTGTGCTGGGCGCGAGCGAGCCACTGACCTCAGGCCAGCTCTTCATGAAGCACTACGGGCTCACGGAGGCCGGCAACATCAACCCCAGTCAG GACCCCAAGGGGGAGCTGCAGGGTCAAAACGTGCTGACTGTCCGATATTCACTGGAGTTGACCGCTGCTCGCTTTGGCCTGGAAGTGGAGGCTGTACGGACCTTGCTCAATACAGGGCTGGAGAAGCTCTTCCAGGCCCGAAAACATCGGCCGAAGCCGCACCTGGACAGCAAGATGCTGGCTGCCTGGAACG GACTGATGGTGTCTGGTTATGCTGTAactggggctgtcctgggcatgGAGAGGCTGATCAACTACGCCACCAACGGCGCCAAGTTCCTGAAGCGGCACATGTTTGACGTGTCCAGTGGCCGTCTGATGAGGACCTGCTATGCAGGCTCTGGGGGGACCCTGGAGCACAG CAACCCACCCTGctggggcttcctggaggacTACGCCTTCGTAGTGAGGGGCCTGCTGGACCTGTACGAGGCCTCGCTGGAGAGTGCGTGGCTCGAGTGGGCTCTGCGGCTTCAGGACACACAGGACAGGCTCTTCTGGGACTCTCGGGGTGGCGGCTACTTCTGCAGTGAGGCTGAGCTGGGGGCTGGCCTGCCCCTGCGTCTGAAGGACG ACCAGGATGGCGCAGAGCCTAGTGCCAACTCCGTGTCGGCCCACAATCTGCTTCGGCTGCACGGCTTCACGGGTCACAAGGACTGGCTGGACAAGTGCGCGTGCCTGCTGACTGCCTTCTCTGAGCGCATGCGCCGTGTCCCCGTGGCGCTGCCTGAGATGGTCCGAGCCCTCTCAGCCCACCAGTTGACCCTCAAGCAG ATCGTCATCTGTGGAGACCCCCAGGCCAAGGACACCAAGGCTCTGGTGCAGTGTGTCCACTCCATCTACATCCCTAACAAG GTGCTGATTTTGGCCAACGGGGACCCCTCAAGCTTCCTGTCCCGCCAATTGCCCTTTCTGAATACTTTGCGACGGCTAGAAGATAGAGCCACCGCCTATGTGTGTGAGAATCAAGCCTGTTCTATGCCTATCACCGAGCCTAGCGAACTGCGAAAACTGTTGCATCAGTGA
- the SPATA20 gene encoding spermatogenesis-associated protein 20 isoform X1 → MLGARARLCRCLLLPRSGPGLSVSRRGSSSRDKDRSVTVSSSVPMPAGGKGSRTNCSQSTPQRVPNRLINEKSSYLQQHAYNPVDWYPWGQEAFDKARKENKPIFLSVGYSTCHWCHMMEEESFQNEEIGRLLNEDFISVKVDREERPDVDKVYMTFVQATTSGGGWPMSVWLTPNLQPFVGGTYFPPEDGLTRVGFRTVLLRIREQWKQNKNTLLENSQRVTTALLARSEISMGDRQVPPSAATMNSRCFQQLDEGYDEEYGGFAEAPKFPTPVILNFLFSYWLSHRLTQDGSRAQQMALHTLKMMANGGIRDHVGQGFHRYSTDRQWHIPHFEKMLYDQGQLVVAYSQAYQISGDEFYSDVAKGILQYVARSLSHRSGGFYSAEDADSPPERGMRPKEGAFYVWTVKEVQQLLSEPVLGASEPLTSGQLFMKHYGLTEAGNINPSQDPKGELQGQNVLTVRYSLELTAARFGLEVEAVRTLLNTGLEKLFQARKHRPKPHLDSKMLAAWNGLMVSGYAVTGAVLGMERLINYATNGAKFLKRHMFDVSSGRLMRTCYAGSGGTLEHSNPPCWGFLEDYAFVVRGLLDLYEASLESAWLEWALRLQDTQDRLFWDSRGGGYFCSEAELGAGLPLRLKDDQDGAEPSANSVSAHNLLRLHGFTGHKDWLDKCACLLTAFSERMRRVPVALPEMVRALSAHQLTLKQIVICGDPQAKDTKALVQCVHSIYIPNKVLILANGDPSSFLSRQLPFLNTLRRLEDRATAYVCENQACSMPITEPSELRKLLHQ, encoded by the exons ATGCTGGGCGCGCGGGCCAGGCTGTGCCGTTGCCTCCTGCTGCCCCGCTCTGGGCCAGGCCTCTCCGTGAGCCGCAG GGGTAGCTCCTCCCGGGACAAGGACCGAAGTGTGACGGTCAGTAGTTCAGTGCCCATGCCTGCTGGAGGAAAGGGAAGCCGCACCAACTGCTCCCAGTCCACACCCCAGAGGGTCCCCAATCGCTTGATCAATGAGAAGTCATCGTACCTTCAACAACATGCCTACAACCCGGTGGACTG GTACCCCTGGGGACAGGAAGCCTTCGACAAggccaggaaagaaaacaaaccaattttCCTTTCAG TGGGGTACTCTACCTGCCACTGGTGCCACATGATGGAGGAGGAGTCCTTCCAGAATGAGGAGATTGGCCGCCTGCTTAATGAGGACTTTATCAGTGTGAAGGTGGACCGGGAGGAGCGGCCAGATGTGGACAAGGTGTATATGACCTTTGTGCAG GCCACCACCAGTGGTGGGGGTTGGCCCATGAGTGTGTGGCTGACTCCCAACCTCCAGCCCTTTGTGGGGGGCACCTACTTCCCCCCTGAGGATGGCTTGACTCGAGTTGGCTTCCGCACAGTGTTGCTGAGAATACGGGAGCAG TGGAAACAGAATAAGAATACCTTGCTAGAAAATAGCCAGCGTGTCACCACAGCCCTGCTGGCCCGGTCGGAGATCAGCATGGGTGACCGCCAGGTGCCACCCTCCGCTGCCACCATGAACAGCCGCTGCTTCCAGCAGCTGGATGAGGGCTATGATGAGGAGTACGGTGGCTTCGCGGAGGCCCCCAAGTTCCCCACGCCAG TAATCCTGAACTTCCTGTTCTCCTACTGGCTCAGTCATCGACTCACCCAAGATGGCTCTCGGGCCCAGCAGATGGCCTTGCACACCCTGAAAATGATGGCCAATGGGGGCATTCGAGACCACGTGGGGCAG GGCTTCCACCGCTACTCCACCGACCGCCAGTGGCATATCCCCCACTTCGAGAAGATGCTGTATGACCAGGGGCAGCTCGTGGTGGCTTATTCACAGGCCTACCAG atCTCTGGTGACGAGTTCTATTCAGACGTTGCCAAAGGCATCCTGCAATACGTAGCTCGGAGCTTGAGTCACCGG TCTGGAGGCTTCTACAGTGCAGAGGATGCGGACTCACCCCCAGAGCGGGGCATGCGACCCAAAGAGGGCGCCTTCTATGTGTGGACGGTCAAAGAGGTCCAGCAGCTGCTCTCAGAGCCTGTGCTGGGCGCGAGCGAGCCACTGACCTCAGGCCAGCTCTTCATGAAGCACTACGGGCTCACGGAGGCCGGCAACATCAACCCCAGTCAG GACCCCAAGGGGGAGCTGCAGGGTCAAAACGTGCTGACTGTCCGATATTCACTGGAGTTGACCGCTGCTCGCTTTGGCCTGGAAGTGGAGGCTGTACGGACCTTGCTCAATACAGGGCTGGAGAAGCTCTTCCAGGCCCGAAAACATCGGCCGAAGCCGCACCTGGACAGCAAGATGCTGGCTGCCTGGAACG GACTGATGGTGTCTGGTTATGCTGTAactggggctgtcctgggcatgGAGAGGCTGATCAACTACGCCACCAACGGCGCCAAGTTCCTGAAGCGGCACATGTTTGACGTGTCCAGTGGCCGTCTGATGAGGACCTGCTATGCAGGCTCTGGGGGGACCCTGGAGCACAG CAACCCACCCTGctggggcttcctggaggacTACGCCTTCGTAGTGAGGGGCCTGCTGGACCTGTACGAGGCCTCGCTGGAGAGTGCGTGGCTCGAGTGGGCTCTGCGGCTTCAGGACACACAGGACAGGCTCTTCTGGGACTCTCGGGGTGGCGGCTACTTCTGCAGTGAGGCTGAGCTGGGGGCTGGCCTGCCCCTGCGTCTGAAGGACG ACCAGGATGGCGCAGAGCCTAGTGCCAACTCCGTGTCGGCCCACAATCTGCTTCGGCTGCACGGCTTCACGGGTCACAAGGACTGGCTGGACAAGTGCGCGTGCCTGCTGACTGCCTTCTCTGAGCGCATGCGCCGTGTCCCCGTGGCGCTGCCTGAGATGGTCCGAGCCCTCTCAGCCCACCAGTTGACCCTCAAGCAG ATCGTCATCTGTGGAGACCCCCAGGCCAAGGACACCAAGGCTCTGGTGCAGTGTGTCCACTCCATCTACATCCCTAACAAG GTGCTGATTTTGGCCAACGGGGACCCCTCAAGCTTCCTGTCCCGCCAATTGCCCTTTCTGAATACTTTGCGACGGCTAGAAGATAGAGCCACCGCCTATGTGTGTGAGAATCAAGCCTGTTCTATGCCTATCACCGAGCCTAGCGAACTGCGAAAACTGTTGCATCAGTGA